The sequence TCAACGTCTGCAGCTAAAGTAGTGGTAGTTGACGGTTGATAAGATGCTTGGGACTCTCCGGGTTGTGGTTGGTTGAACGACGGGTGTGCTAAGGAAATGGCGGCCTGCGCGTCTTTCGACATGGTGACCGATGCGGGTTTCTCGACTAACGAAATACGCCTCACCGAGAGAAAATAGTTGGTCAAAGGGGAAACTCCCCTGCTGATACCCCGACCCCTTACTTTATATAAAAGTTACGGTGGCCAGTTTACTATATTGGTCTCTCTTCTCATCATGCTCTCTCCGTCTATGTGGAAAACGAAAAAAAAACGGGTTagcctccacctccacctccaccatCATCCACCTCCATCCGCACAAGAAGCCCCACAAACAGTTATTATTTTTTCCAATTACTTAATTAACCACGTACCTGTCGGGGGTCGCCGCATCATaaggaggtggaggtcTTCCCAAGGTGGAGGCGAAGGGAGTAATAAGTGGACCGGGAGGGTTTCTTGATGATCGACGGACGGATAATTCCAGTCTACCTGAGAAACGTTCGCAATTTTACAAGGAGGGATTCAACGCTTTGTCATACAGGGGGCAAGGAAAAAAATTGAGTCCGGAGGTTCGATTTTCTCATCAATGTTGCAAAAATTATTGCTGATCATGCGTGAAGGATACAGTAAATGACTGACGGGCGTAGCCACGCACGACTAGCGAGCGGTGGGACAAGCAGACAGTACGTATTTACAGATGTACAAATGATCATACCACGACCTTGTCTAGCTACGATTATTGTCTGAGAGTCTAAAATGTTTTTGGATTTTGAAGGATAAGCAACGGAAGTTCAACCATTCTATGGGCTTAAAGAGTACGAGAAACTCAAAAGAAATATGCAACCAAAATTCATGAAAAAACTATGAAATAGGATATCCGCCCTTTTTGAGGTTGGTCGAATAAAAGTAAATGTTCTTATTGCCTGTCGTTATAAGATTGCATGTATTGTACGTcggaaaaaaaagaatCAAGGATATTTTCTTTAGCTCAAGGACCAGCCTCAGCGTAACATTTATTGTTCATTTACTGCCTTCGACCCCAAACAAACCTCAGAACCCTCTGCAAAGCCCCGATGGGCTGTGgctcatcctcttccatttcctccCCCTCCCAAATTTCCCGCTCGacatcctctccttcttccaaatcAACCGCAGCCTCAAATGCTCGCGCAGCATCAACAAGAGGTCTCACGGGAATGGGAGCGATGATCCTGACCTGCTGGGCGGGCCCGGGATAGGCACCGGCAATCTGATGAGCAGGTCCTGGACTTGGGTCTCGTCTAGCGGAAGATCGTCTTCGAACGATACCACCGAAATGGTAGACTTCATCGTCTCGAGGTGTTTCCTCCTCGGAGACAATCCTTGGTGCGATAATGGTCTGCCTATCTGTCTGAGCATTGTAcggaggtggaggaggtggagacCTGGCGGACCAGCGATCGAAGGTGTATGTCGGAAGCTGTTCGGGTTCGCGAGGGGGTGTACGAGCTCGAGGGGGATGGACCATGTGTCGAATTGAAGATATCACGGCAGAGTGTTCTCCTGAGAATTGAGGAGGCTCATACTGTGGGGGATCAGAGCGGATGGAAGCTTCGGTGATGACAGGACTTGGCCCTCGACGAGACCCCTCGAGCTCATCGTCCTCGCTCTCAACCTCAAGGCCGTTATTGATGGCGGCTTCCTCTAACTCTAATTCTCTTGCAACCCTTGCATCCGCCTCCTCCTGGGCCCATCTGAATTCCGTCAACCTAGCCTCTTCTCGTaatctctcttcttcctccctctcaCGGGCAATCCTCTCAGCTTCAAGATTGAGCATCTCCAGGAGACTCTGCTGAGTCGCTTCGCGAACTCGACGAGCTGTCTCATGTGCGCGTTGACGGCGGAGGCTAGATGCGTTGTATGGCTCGACCATAACACGTCGACGTACTTGACGATCTGGAGCAGGTACTTCCATGGGCATAAACTCGGACGCCGGTGTCTGACTACGTGCGCGCTTGCGAGTAGAAGGCTGCGATTCGTATGTACAGTCAACCAAAGAAGACATAGGCTCCTCTGTAATCTCTTCGGCGGGAAGAAGGTTCTCGACTgctgcctcttcttcttgaggAGCCAAGTCTTCAAGCCACCACTGTCTCACAGGAGGAATGAACTCTCTCAGAGCATAATTGCCGACCCAGGCGCGCCAGGCGCCATCTTTAGTCCTTTCATTGTAAGCTTTTACTGCGTCACGGCGAGCTTTGCGCGCAACCGCCTTAGCACGAAGAAGAGCGATGAAGAGCTCCCCTGACATGACAGGGGTAAACTCGCACCTTCCAGGAACGCGTCGATCGGCACCAGGCCGGATATTATCGAGGTAATCTCTGAAGGAATTTCGAAGAGGTACGCGAAGGGACTCACGGCGAGTCATGATGCGTCGGGCGGGAAGAAGGGACGTGGGAGATGTACGACGAAGCTGGGAGGTGCCATACTGACCAGCAGCACGAATAGGGAAATCGCGATGACGAGAAAGGCGCTGAATACCTCGACTAGATCTGGTGAATTTACGATCGAGAGATGCAATCTGCTTGTCGCTGAGAGGCTGCTCTGGCTCGTATCGTGGGCGAACATCTGGCTTGATGACAGCGCGAGGAACAGCGACGTCAACTGTCGACCTTTCAATATCCGAGGCAGACTTCATTGTAGCATCGCTATCATACCGGCCATCCGTTTCGGCCTCGCTGACATCCATCTCAGAAACCTCGGTGTCAAATCGCTGTAGACCTTTCCAGTTCTGCAAAACAGGAAGAGTGATAAAGGGATCATCGCTTGCAGTGAGTTGTTGAAAATGCCGAGCCCCTCGCTTGCGCTTCCCTCGCTTGTTGGAGCAGTTATGGCGATCTTTGAGACGCCTAGAAGTGATTCTACAGCCGGCGGGGCGAGATATGGCCTCGGATATATGTGCCAAGCCTTGCGCAGAATGCGCGTGTGCGATGTCAACGTTCCTAGAAATGATGGTGCTTGAGGCACGCTATAGATACGGATTAGTTACATGTGGTGAATAAAGTTAGCATGAACTTGCCAAATCGCTGATGCCTTTGGTAATGCCACCCATGGAAACGACACGTCCCATTTGTGCAGGTAACATCTTCTCGTTGTCAGACATCGAAAGCTATAATTCCAAATGGTCAGTCGATAATCAAAGCTCCCAACAACGCATTCTCCCGGAAATATATTTGATTACAGAAGCACAACGCATGGATGATCAATTCATAACTGCACATGAACATGGACGGATCAAGGATGACGAGAATTGTGAAAGACCCAATAGGATACCAGGCAGCGCTGTGCAAGAACATGAAGTAAACTCACTCTTTTGGCAAACTTGTAAGGTTTCCTATCCATAGCTTTactctttcccttcttAACAGACCACCCTAAGATCCcctctgcctctgcctCATCGTCTCCGTCACTATTTGGGGTTTGCTCCCAGCTCCTGGCTCGTTTCTTCCCAGCAAATAATGCCGGCGTCTGAGGTAACGACACGCTTTCTTGTAGAGCAGTATCAATGTCCACTTCGTCGTCTTCATCGTCCGCCAGTTGGCTGTCAAAATCTGCATCGACAACGCTTTCAATGTCACTACGGGAGTTTAAGTCGTCCTCACTCATGCAGCTCTGAGTCTCGATAGCGACATCAGTATCGAATGACAGAGACGCGTTGGTATCTGGATCGCGATACTGAGAGTATGAGGCCGAAGATGGCCGTGTAGAGGGTATCTGACGAGAGAATGGGTATCGTTGACTGGCAGTgtgatgaggaagagaaacGAACTGCCTGTGTGCAGGACTAGGTGTTGGAGGGGTGGTGGGTTCGTACGGGGACATGACGATAGGTGACTGGGCTGACCTTGGGCGCCCAGTCTGCCTTCTGTTGTTAGAAGATACTGGTTTGATGTTGATGGatggagaaagaaggaagaagcgAGGATGATAGGGATGTGAATTGCAGTGTTGGTGGCAGGTTTCAAAGCGATTGTAACTGAGACTGGGCGACTGGACGGCGGGAATTGGAAAGTGGCAGTGAAGCAATAGCAGGAGACAGGGTGTCAAAAGATAGCTTCTCAGGCACAGCCGTAACTGGGAAATTCCGCTATTAGCCGGCAATGTCATCACCATGTAAACACTTAACACCAAACAAACGCGTCCAGTGAGTGCAAATAATATTTTCGACACGCTCGGTGAAATAACGACGAGAAATGTTGGATTTGTGCAGAGTGCGATTGGGAATTGATGTAGGGTCCAGATTCATTAGCATTGACAGGGTTGTGAAAGAGATGGATAATAATAAAGAGCAGGGTGGAGAAACAGTAACCTCTCTTCTTACGTATCTGTACGTAGAACCAATATACTCGCTGTATCTCCTCGCTCTTATCCTACTTATGCGTCTTTCTTGACTACCTCAATAAGTTCTCTTTCGGTTCTGACCAATGAAGCGAACGAAGTCATCACGAAAATTATTCTCGTATTGGAAGCTATCAATATGGATGAGACGTTCAAATGTTTGATGACTTATTTATATGATCAAACGTTGGAGACGATAAGAAGACGACCACAGATGATCTGTCTACTTTTAAGGATCTGCAACTGCCATTGTACCCCCGACACTCAGCGGTAACCCATCGATAAAAAACCGGTGACACATGGACAACGGAGGGCACAGCCTTCTTGGCTTGAATTGTTCAATTTCCTGCAGCATGCAATTTTGTGCCATGCGGATCGCTAAAAGGCTTGCCATGTTGGTATCAAGAACAAACAGCATAACCAATCATAACCACCCAATATCATGCCTCTATAAATAACCGTTTAAACGAGCTTCTCAACCATAGTGATaccctcctccttctcgaGTCGCTCTCGGAACAATTTGCAGGTCTCCTCATCGTAAGGAGCGAAGACTCCGGGCTTGGTGAGGACGCCCTCAAGAATGAACTGCACAGCCATACCGCAGGGAACCTAAATTGTCCGGTCAGCATAACCGCACAAAAACACACACTCGGGGTAAATCAAGTGACTAGGAAGTGATACGTACACCGACGAGCTTGGCCATGGCAGAGGGCCCACCGTTCCTGTCACCGTAAGCCTCGAGGGAGGAAGTGATGGTTTGCTAGCATATTCCCATCAATATTTCTTCCCTTTTATGATTTTATCCGGACAATTAAACTCACCTCGGAACCGTCGGCATTGATAATCTCGAAAGTGTGTTGCAACAAGACAAGGTCGACCTCGCCCTCCTTGAAGGCACATTTCTCCTCGAGAAGAGCGGACAGAGCTCGCATAATGGAGCCTCGCTGAGCGACCTGCTCTTCGGAGAAAAGACCAAGGTCTCGGAACTTGGAGATGAGGACCCTGGACTCGGTCTCGAAAGACTTGAGAGTCTTGAGCTTCGCAATGACGGCACTATTTATTGGTCAGCTTGCTTTCCGATGCAATATCGCTAAACTTACGCCTCCTTGGCCTCAACGCCGAGCAACTGAGAGACGACCTTGATCCAGGTGACAGGAGCAGCACCCTGAGCGAGGTAGTCGACTTGAGCGTCGGACATCAAACCAATTTCCTTCCAGGCGGTGATGACTTCGCAGAAGCCAGCATACCTCATGGTACCTCGGCAAAGGTTCTGGACACCTTCCAAACCGTAGAACTCTCTGAAGACGGTCGAGTCTCGGTTGGGATAGGCAACGAGGTTGTAAGCGGGGGTAAAGTAGTACGGCTTGGCGGTACTCATGAGGTCCTTGCCGGCAACCTCAACGACCTTGCCGTTCTTGAGGTACTTGCCGTCGTTGTTGAGGGCCATGAGGACACCGACAGGGGACCAAGAGAACTTGTAACCGAGGGCGTTGTCGGCGGCCTATGTCATTGTTAATGGATGCGACAACCGTCGTGAAAAATATACGCACAGCAGGCTCAACGAGACCACCACAGAAGCTGTAGAAGCTCTTGATCTTACCACCAGCCTTCTTGACCTCGTCAAAGACCTTGATGGCCCACAAGTGGTCAACTCCCGGGTCGACACCGATCTCGTTGAAGCAGATCAAACCAGCATCCTTGAACTTCTGCTCGAGGGCACGCATCTGGGGGTTAATGTATGAGGTAGTGACGACGTGGGCTTTCTCTTCAAGCGCAGCCTCCATGACCTGGGCGTGGTGGGCGTAAGGGATCAAGCTGACAACAACATCGTGACCCCTGATGGCTTGTCGGAGAGCGTCAGTAGAGGAGACGTCAACAGATATGGGGTTGGCGTTGGGGAAGCGGGAAGCGAGGTTCTCTGCAGTAGCGAGAGTTCGGCAAGCGATGGTGAGCTCGTGGTTGTGTCGGGCGATGTAATCGGCGGCAGGGCCAGCAACAAGACCGGAACCAAGGAGAAgcaccttcttcttggtAGAGGTAGGGGTGGGTCGAGCACCGCTGAACTTCGGCAAGACGTTGACGCCGTCCTCAAGCATGGCACGACCGAACTCGGGGATGGTA comes from Cryptococcus gattii WM276 chromosome G, complete sequence and encodes:
- a CDS encoding Hypothetical protein (Similar to TIGR gene model, INSD accession AAW44481.1; CNG01160), with the translated sequence MSPYEPTTPPTPSPAHRQFVSLPHHTASQRYPFSRQIPSTRPSSASYSQYRDPDTNASLSFDTDVAIETQSCMSEDDLNSRSDIESVVDADFDSQLADDEDDEVDIDTALQESVSLPQTPALFAGKKRARSWEQTPNSDGDDEAEAEGILGWSVKKGKSKAMDRKPYKFAKRLSMSDNEKMLPAQMGRVVSMGGITKGISDLRASSTIISRNVDIAHAHSAQGLAHISEAISRPAGCRITSRRLKDRHNCSNKRGKRKRGARHFQQLTASDDPFITLPVLQNWKGLQRFDTEVSEMDVSEAETDGRYDSDATMKSASDIERSTVDVAVPRAVIKPDVRPRYEPEQPLSDKQIASLDRKFTRSSRGIQRLSRHRDFPIRAAGQYGTSQLRRTSPTSLLPARRIMTRRESLRVPLRNSFRDYLDNIRPGADRRVPGRCEFTPVMSGELFIALLRAKAVARKARRDAVKAYNERTKDGAWRAWVGNYALREFIPPVRQWWLEDLAPQEEEAAVENLLPAEEITEEPMSSLVDCTYESQPSTRKRARSQTPASEFMPMEVPAPDRQVRRRVMVEPYNASSLRRQRAHETARRVREATQQSLLEMLNLEAERIAREREEEERLREEARLTEFRWAQEEADARVARELELEEAAINNGLEVESEDDELEGSRRGPSPVITEASIRSDPPQYEPPQFSGEHSAVISSIRHMVHPPRARTPPREPEQLPTYTFDRWSARSPPPPPPYNAQTDRQTIIAPRIVSEEETPRDDEVYHFGGIVRRRSSARRDPSPGPAHQIAGAYPGPAQQVRIIAPIPVRPLVDAARAFEAAVDLEEGEDVEREIWEGEEMEEDEPQPIGALQRVLRFVWGRRQ
- a CDS encoding Spermidine synthase, putative (Similar to TIGR gene model, INSD accession AAW44479.1) — its product is MAVSQSHPNIVDGWFREINTQWPGQAMTLKVKQVLHKEKSLFQDVLVFESETYGNVLVLDGVIQATERDEFSYQEMITHLPMASHPNPENVLVIGGGDGGVIREVLKHKSVKKVTLCDIDEAVIRVSKQWLPLMSNCYKDPRVEVHIGDGFKFLPEHKNEYDVIITDSSDPVGPAEALFQPPYFQLLKEALKEGGSVSTQAECLWVHLPLIKTLKETCSNLFPVVKYGFTTIPTYPAGQIGIMVCTKDSTRDLTVPLRAVPDTRYYNSEVHRAAFTIPEFGRAMLEDGVNVLPKFSGARPTPTSTKKKVLLLGSGLVAGPAADYIARHNHELTIACRTLATAENLASRFPNANPISVDVSSTDALRQAIRGHDVVVSLIPYAHHAQVMEAALEEKAHVVTTSYINPQMRALEQKFKDAGLICFNEIGVDPGVDHLWAIKVFDEVKKAGGKIKSFYSFCGGLVEPAAADNALGYKFSWSPVGVLMALNNDGKYLKNGKVVEVAGKDLMSTAKPYYFTPAYNLVAYPNRDSTVFREFYGLEGVQNLCRGTMRYAGFCEVITAWKEIGLMSDAQVDYLAQGAAPVTWIKVVSQLLGVEAKEAAVIAKLKTLKSFETESRVLISKFRDLGLFSEEQVAQRGSIMRALSALLEEKCAFKEGEVDLVLLQHTFEIINADGSEQTITSSLEAYGDRNGGPSAMAKLVGVPCGMAVQFILEGVLTKPGVFAPYDEETCKLFRERLEKEEGITMVEKLV